A single region of the Heterodontus francisci isolate sHetFra1 unplaced genomic scaffold, sHetFra1.hap1 HAP1_SCAFFOLD_56, whole genome shotgun sequence genome encodes:
- the LOC137362388 gene encoding probable G-protein coupled receptor 139 — MLETLIRIRKIYYLILAIIGVPVNLVAIVILARGKCGLSTCTTRYLVTMATADLLVMVTEVILLRISIYYFPGSFLNITPVCSVNIVLVCAATDCSVWFTITFTFDRFVAICCQKLKTKYCTEKTAAVVLATTCILLCFKNIPQYFILQPAWIMDNVPWFCVIKANYYADNGWVGFDWFNKLLTPLLPFALILLLNALTVRHILVANRVRKGLRRQNKRENRSDPEMESRRKSVILLFTISGSFILLWLVHVIHFLYYNITVSDPKDHNSSESIFRQVAWMLRILSCCTNTFIYGVTQSKFRDQFKSAVKYPVTSIIQLMNKQYN, encoded by the exons atgcttgaaacactgatccgtatcaggaaaatatattacctgatccttgccatcattggtgttcctg ttaatttagtggcgattgtgatcctggcacgaggaaaatgcggcctctccacctgcaccactcgctacctggtgactatggcaacggcagatctactggtcatggtcactgaggtcatactgttgaggatcagtatttattatttccCAGGCTCCTTCCTGaatatcacccctgtgtgcagtgttaacattgtcctggtctgtgcagccacagactgttctgtctggttcaccatcactttcacctttgatcgatttgtggccatttgttgccagaagctgaaaacaaaatattgcaccgagaaaactgcggctgtggttctagctacaacctgcattctgctctgttttaaAAACATCCCCCAATACTTTATCCTGCAGCCTGCATGGATAATGGACAACGTACCATGGTTTTGTGTTATAAAAGCAAACTATTATGctgataatggatgggtgggatttgactggtttaataagcttttgaccccattgctcccattcgctttaattctgttgctcaacgctctgacagtcagacacattttagtggccaatcgagtccgtaagggactgaggcgtcaaaacaagagagagaatcgcagtgacccagagatggaaagcagaaggaagtctgtgattttactcttcaccatatcaggcagcttcatacttctatggttggtgcatgttatacatttcttatattataacatcacagtatcCGATCCCAAGGATcacaacagttctgaatctatatttcgaCAGGTCGCatggatgttgcggattttaagttgctgcacaaatacatttatttatggggtgactcagtccaagttcagagaccaGTTCaaaagcgcggtgaaatatccagttacatcaattattcaactaatgaataaacaaTACAACTGA